A section of the Bryobacteraceae bacterium genome encodes:
- a CDS encoding carboxypeptidase encodes MHETLAKAQDAWPAAKALLRRLVECESPSEDAAAVSRFMELLAEETRDCATARMVKMPHAGRCLLLRFTLPGPRRKTGPALLAVGHGDTVWPMGTLRTMPWRETPERLYGPGVLDMKAGLVFFVTAMRLLRELDWPVRRTVDLWVVSDEETGSHDSRPHTEKLARASSAVLVLEPGTGLEGRLKTARKGVGLWTVRVHGKKAHAGVDFSAGANAIVELARQTERIAGFTDLARGLTVNPGVIRGGSRTNVVPDLAELEVDVRVARLRDARWLERRFHALRPFDRRCRLEVEGGLNRPPMERTRAIAALFRTAQRIARTELGLELEESATGGGSDGNFTAALGVPTLDGLGAVGEGAHAPHESVLQVPAPARIALLACLVRHLGQ; translated from the coding sequence ATGCATGAGACGCTTGCGAAGGCGCAGGATGCCTGGCCTGCGGCGAAGGCGCTGCTCCGGCGTCTGGTGGAGTGCGAGTCGCCCAGTGAAGACGCCGCGGCCGTGAGCCGCTTCATGGAGCTGCTGGCCGAAGAGACGCGCGACTGCGCCACGGCCCGCATGGTGAAGATGCCGCACGCCGGCCGTTGCCTGCTGCTTCGCTTCACACTGCCCGGCCCGCGGCGAAAAACGGGCCCCGCCCTGCTGGCCGTGGGCCACGGGGACACGGTGTGGCCCATGGGCACGCTGCGGACAATGCCGTGGCGCGAGACGCCGGAACGGCTTTACGGGCCGGGCGTACTGGACATGAAGGCCGGGCTCGTGTTCTTCGTCACCGCGATGCGGCTGCTGCGGGAGCTGGACTGGCCGGTGCGGCGGACCGTCGATCTCTGGGTCGTCTCCGACGAAGAAACCGGCAGCCATGATTCCCGCCCGCACACCGAGAAGCTGGCCCGCGCCAGCTCGGCCGTGCTGGTGCTCGAGCCCGGCACGGGCCTGGAGGGCAGGCTCAAGACGGCGCGCAAGGGCGTGGGGCTGTGGACGGTGCGCGTTCATGGGAAGAAGGCGCATGCGGGCGTGGATTTCTCCGCCGGCGCGAATGCGATCGTCGAGCTGGCGCGGCAGACGGAAAGGATCGCCGGATTCACGGATCTCGCGCGCGGGCTCACCGTGAATCCGGGCGTCATTCGAGGAGGCTCGCGGACCAACGTCGTGCCCGACCTGGCCGAACTGGAGGTGGACGTGCGCGTGGCGCGGCTGCGGGACGCCCGATGGCTGGAAAGGCGCTTCCACGCGCTGCGGCCGTTTGACCGTCGCTGCCGGCTGGAAGTGGAAGGCGGGCTGAACCGCCCGCCGATGGAGCGCACGCGGGCCATTGCGGCGCTGTTCCGCACGGCGCAGCGGATCGCGCGCACCGAGCTCGGGCTAGAGCTGGAGGAGTCCGCCACCGGCGGCGGCTCGGACGGCAATTTCACCGCCGCGCTCGGCGTGCCGACGCTCGACGGGCTCGGCGCCGTGGGCGAGGGCGCGCACGCGCCGCACGAGTCCGTTCTTCAGGTGCCCGCGCCCGCGCGGATCGCCCTGTTGGCCTGCCTTGTCCGCCATCTGGGACAATAG
- the lpxA gene encoding acyl-[acyl-carrier-protein]--UDP-N-acetylglucosamine O-acyltransferase has translation MGVHPTAIVDPAARIHPDAEIGPYCIIGAEVEIGARTRLMGHLYIEGPTWIGEDNLFFPYSTVGVASQDLKYRGERTETRIGHRNRIREFVTIHRGTAGGGGLTEIGDDNLIMAYAHVAHDARIGSHCILGNAATLAGHVTIQDWAIIEAFSGVHQFCRIGRHAFVGGYSVITQDVLPYSMTVTPRESHLYGANKVGLERRGFPPEAIDALHKAFRLLRSDKLNTSQAVERIRAEVPQTAEIAELLDFIQTSERGIIK, from the coding sequence ATGGGCGTCCACCCCACGGCCATCGTGGATCCGGCGGCGCGGATCCACCCGGACGCGGAGATCGGACCCTACTGCATCATTGGCGCGGAGGTGGAGATTGGAGCGCGCACGCGCCTGATGGGTCATCTCTACATCGAAGGGCCTACGTGGATCGGCGAAGACAACCTGTTCTTCCCGTACTCTACGGTGGGCGTCGCCTCGCAGGACCTGAAGTATCGCGGCGAGCGCACGGAAACGCGCATCGGGCACCGCAACCGCATCCGCGAATTCGTCACCATCCACCGCGGCACCGCCGGAGGCGGCGGGCTGACCGAGATCGGCGACGACAATCTGATCATGGCCTACGCGCACGTCGCGCATGACGCGCGCATCGGCAGCCACTGCATTCTGGGCAACGCCGCAACGCTCGCCGGCCACGTCACCATCCAGGACTGGGCGATCATCGAGGCCTTCTCCGGCGTGCATCAGTTCTGCCGCATCGGCCGCCACGCCTTCGTCGGCGGCTACAGCGTCATCACCCAGGACGTGCTGCCGTATTCGATGACGGTGACGCCGCGCGAATCGCACCTCTATGGCGCCAACAAAGTGGGGCTCGAGCGGCGCGGCTTCCCGCCCGAGGCCATTGACGCGCTGCACAAGGCGTTCCGCCTGCTCCGCAGCGACAAGCTGAACACCTCGCAGGCGGTGGAGCGGATCCGCGCGGAAGTGCCGCAGACCGCCGAAATCGCCGAGCTGCTGGATTTCATCCAGACCTCGGAGCGCGGGATCATCAAGTGA
- the psd gene encoding phosphatidylserine decarboxylase proenzyme: MVITGLYFALASAAAGALLGWLTTPWAGSPFYIFALFCLWFFRDPEREIPEGPYALSPADGKIVRIKTSPKETVVSIFLNVFDVHVNRAPIGGKVIDVTYQPGRFLVASRDEASVQNEMNTITIDGRESVVKFSQIAGLIARRIVCHCKPGDFVTAGERIGMIRFGSRVDVHLGPEWSLRVKEGERVRAGSSILAELRPKG, encoded by the coding sequence ATGGTCATCACCGGGCTGTATTTTGCTCTGGCCTCGGCGGCGGCGGGCGCGCTGCTCGGCTGGCTCACCACGCCCTGGGCCGGGTCGCCATTCTACATTTTCGCCCTGTTCTGTTTGTGGTTTTTCCGCGACCCCGAGCGGGAAATTCCCGAGGGGCCGTATGCGCTGTCTCCGGCCGACGGCAAGATCGTGCGGATCAAGACCTCGCCGAAAGAGACGGTGGTCAGCATTTTTCTCAACGTTTTTGATGTGCACGTGAACCGTGCGCCCATCGGCGGAAAGGTCATTGATGTCACCTACCAGCCGGGCCGCTTTCTGGTGGCCAGCCGCGACGAGGCCAGCGTGCAGAACGAAATGAACACGATTACCATCGACGGGCGCGAGTCGGTGGTGAAATTTTCGCAGATTGCCGGCCTGATCGCGCGGCGCATCGTCTGCCACTGCAAGCCCGGCGACTTCGTCACCGCGGGCGAAAGGATCGGGATGATCCGCTTTGGCTCCCGCGTGGACGTGCATCTGGGGCCGGAGTGGTCGCTTCGGGTGAAGGAAGGCGAGCGCGTCCGCGCCGGCTCGTCCATCCTGGCCGAACTGCGGCCGAAGGGCTGA
- the nth gene encoding endonuclease III, with amino-acid sequence MAKAQAPRRKAKKQVQRATAAGKKSAAGRAPDAARVQAILDALDRLYPNATCALHHRNAWELLVATILSAQCTDERVNQVTPALFARYPTPQAMAKAQVAEVAEIIRSTGFFNNKAKNIVGAAKKIVEEFGGEVPREMEKLLTVPGAARKTANVVLGTAYGIPSGVVVDTHVARIAQRLELTREKSPEKIEQDLMKILPQNRWILFSHQMIHFGRDICKARRPECFRCPLAAICRSPDKKLP; translated from the coding sequence ATGGCGAAGGCACAGGCGCCGCGCAGGAAGGCGAAGAAGCAGGTTCAGCGGGCGACGGCCGCCGGCAAAAAATCCGCAGCCGGCAGGGCGCCGGACGCGGCGCGTGTCCAGGCCATCCTGGACGCGCTCGACCGGCTCTATCCGAACGCCACCTGCGCGCTCCATCACCGCAACGCCTGGGAACTGCTGGTGGCCACCATTCTTTCGGCGCAATGCACGGACGAGCGTGTCAACCAGGTGACACCGGCGCTTTTCGCCCGCTATCCCACGCCGCAGGCGATGGCGAAGGCCCAGGTGGCCGAAGTGGCGGAAATCATCCGCTCCACCGGTTTCTTCAACAATAAAGCAAAGAATATTGTTGGCGCGGCGAAAAAAATCGTTGAGGAATTCGGCGGCGAAGTGCCCCGCGAAATGGAAAAGCTTCTTACCGTGCCGGGCGCCGCCCGTAAGACGGCGAACGTGGTGCTGGGTACGGCTTACGGCATCCCGAGCGGCGTGGTGGTGGACACGCACGTCGCAAGGATCGCCCAACGGCTGGAGCTGACGCGGGAGAAATCGCCAGAGAAAATCGAGCAGGATCTGATGAAAATTCTTCCCCAGAACCGCTGGATCCTCTTCTCGCATCAGATGATCCATTTCGGACGCGACATCTGCAAGGCCCGCCGGCCCGAATGTTTCCGCTGCCCGCTGGCGGCGATCTGCCGGTCTCCGGACAAGAAGCTGCCGTGA
- a CDS encoding racemase translates to MKIERVEALAVSIPLPAPVSDAVRRITHRDHLIVKVRAEGGLQGLGFALGYDGSRAMLALIDEIWRPMLEGADAFETEHLWAEMYRQSIQAGRRGAALRAISAIDIALWDLRGKAAGRPVMELLGVHCRRMRCYATGGYYRAGQTVEELVSEVSAVAERGFTAVKLKVGALSAAEDARRVGAVRRALGDEFDILLDANGGWKSAPEAIAAMERLEEFRPFWIEEPVRADNLEAMARIAEKIRTPVATGELEATRWAFAELVSRRAASILQPDATVCGGVSEWLKIAHMAAAFDIPIAPHYHWDIHTQLCASIPNAIFIEYFPAESGVKMFDVLLKDPMKVVGGWIEPRTAPGFGIELEEAAVQRYRVA, encoded by the coding sequence ATGAAAATTGAACGGGTCGAAGCGCTGGCGGTCTCCATTCCGCTGCCTGCACCGGTGTCGGACGCGGTGCGGCGGATCACGCACCGCGACCATCTGATCGTGAAAGTGCGCGCCGAAGGCGGGCTGCAAGGGCTCGGCTTCGCGCTCGGCTATGACGGCTCCCGGGCGATGCTTGCGCTCATCGACGAAATCTGGCGGCCGATGCTCGAAGGCGCGGACGCGTTCGAGACGGAACATTTATGGGCTGAAATGTACCGGCAGTCGATCCAGGCCGGCCGCCGCGGCGCGGCGCTGCGCGCCATCAGCGCCATCGACATCGCCCTGTGGGACCTGCGCGGAAAGGCCGCCGGCCGGCCGGTAATGGAGCTGCTCGGCGTTCACTGCCGCCGGATGCGATGCTACGCCACCGGCGGCTACTACCGCGCCGGGCAGACCGTGGAGGAGCTGGTCAGCGAGGTCTCGGCGGTGGCCGAGCGGGGCTTCACCGCAGTGAAGCTCAAGGTGGGCGCCCTCAGCGCCGCCGAGGACGCGCGCCGCGTCGGCGCCGTGCGTCGCGCGCTCGGCGACGAATTCGACATCCTGCTCGACGCCAACGGCGGCTGGAAGAGCGCGCCGGAAGCCATCGCCGCCATGGAGCGGCTGGAAGAGTTCCGCCCTTTCTGGATCGAGGAGCCCGTGCGCGCCGACAACCTGGAGGCAATGGCTCGGATCGCGGAAAAGATCCGCACGCCCGTCGCCACCGGCGAACTGGAAGCGACGCGCTGGGCCTTCGCCGAGCTCGTCTCACGGCGGGCGGCTTCCATCCTTCAGCCCGACGCAACCGTGTGCGGCGGCGTGAGTGAGTGGCTCAAAATCGCGCACATGGCGGCAGCGTTTGACATCCCCATCGCGCCGCACTACCACTGGGACATCCACACGCAGCTCTGCGCGTCGATCCCAAATGCGATTTTCATTGAATATTTCCCGGCCGAGTCCGGCGTGAAGATGTTTGATGTCCTGCTGAAGGATCCGATGAAAGTGGTTGGCGGATGGATCGAGCCGCGCACGGCGCCCGGCTTTGGCATCGAATTGGAGGAAGCGGCAGTGCAAAGGTACCGCGTGGCATGA
- the fabZ gene encoding 3-hydroxyacyl-[acyl-carrier-protein] dehydratase FabZ, with the protein MAVLENIDIRDILPHRYPMLLVDRILEMEEDRIVGMKNVTANEPFFVGHFPEYPVMPGVLIVEAMAQVGGVLVLKTVPDRKSKLVLFASIEEAKFRRPVLPGDTLIIECVTLKRKETVVKMQGTAKVNGQVVAEGVVMCKLVDRPAQGATQG; encoded by the coding sequence ATGGCCGTTCTGGAAAATATCGACATCCGCGACATCCTGCCCCACCGCTACCCGATGCTGCTCGTCGACCGGATCCTCGAAATGGAAGAGGACCGCATTGTCGGCATGAAAAATGTCACCGCCAACGAGCCGTTTTTCGTGGGCCATTTTCCGGAATATCCGGTCATGCCCGGCGTGCTCATCGTCGAGGCGATGGCGCAGGTGGGCGGCGTGCTCGTGCTGAAGACGGTGCCGGACCGCAAATCGAAGCTCGTTCTGTTTGCGTCCATTGAGGAAGCAAAATTCCGCCGCCCGGTGCTGCCTGGCGACACGCTCATCATCGAGTGCGTCACGCTGAAGCGCAAGGAAACGGTGGTCAAGATGCAGGGCACGGCGAAGGTCAACGGACAGGTGGTGGCCGAAGGCGTCGTCATGTGCAAGCTGGTCGACCGCCCGGCACAGGGCGCCACCCAGGGCTGA
- the pssA gene encoding CDP-diacylglycerol--serine O-phosphatidyltransferase yields MMTPRVNLREKLIDPNSPDRRPRRAAYALPTLFTAGNLFLGFLAILKSIEGALWAHTGHLGPNPHWELAAKVIGVAVFFDGLDGRIARLTNTTSEFGRELDSLADVISFGIAPAVLAFVYGFQFLDPATPPEVRRSVLQAGYFILFMFVCCGSMRLARFNITTNPVPRNPGRPDRKYFVGLPIPAAAGMVAAVIYAAGCEPLTWWPLSAAWAALLALLSFLMVSTWRYRSFKDFNLLSPRSPRSVVLLGMLFYLIWNFSQPVLLAMATAYVASGIIVRAGGLLRNMLRRGAPAGTGHA; encoded by the coding sequence ATGATGACTCCCCGCGTCAACCTGCGCGAGAAGCTGATCGACCCGAACTCGCCGGACCGCCGGCCGCGCCGCGCCGCCTACGCGCTGCCGACGCTGTTCACCGCAGGCAACCTGTTTCTGGGGTTTCTGGCGATCCTCAAGTCGATCGAGGGCGCGCTGTGGGCGCACACGGGCCACCTGGGGCCGAACCCGCACTGGGAGCTGGCGGCGAAGGTGATCGGCGTGGCCGTGTTCTTTGACGGGCTCGATGGCCGCATCGCGCGGCTTACGAACACGACGTCCGAATTCGGCCGCGAGCTGGACTCGCTGGCCGACGTGATCAGCTTCGGGATTGCGCCCGCGGTTCTGGCCTTCGTTTACGGCTTCCAGTTCCTCGATCCGGCCACGCCGCCGGAGGTGCGCCGCTCCGTGTTGCAGGCCGGCTACTTCATCCTGTTCATGTTCGTCTGCTGTGGATCCATGCGGCTGGCCCGGTTCAACATCACCACGAATCCGGTGCCGCGCAACCCGGGCCGCCCGGACCGCAAGTATTTCGTGGGGCTGCCGATCCCTGCGGCCGCGGGCATGGTGGCCGCGGTGATTTACGCGGCCGGCTGCGAACCGCTCACCTGGTGGCCGCTGAGCGCCGCCTGGGCGGCGCTGCTGGCGCTGCTGAGTTTCCTGATGGTGAGCACCTGGCGCTACCGCAGCTTCAAGGATTTCAATCTGCTCAGCCCGCGCAGTCCGCGCAGCGTAGTGCTGCTGGGCATGCTGTTCTACCTGATCTGGAACTTCTCGCAGCCGGTGCTGCTGGCCATGGCCACGGCGTATGTCGCCAGTGGAATCATCGTGCGCGCCGGCGGCCTTCTTCGGAACATGCTTCGCCGGGGCGCTCCCGCGGGAACGGGCCATGCGTAA
- the asd gene encoding aspartate-semialdehyde dehydrogenase: MRKTEWLLIGGDSMLGREIRELVEEQELPVTLRLASSRTAESILSAPEEEDEDIIVMHPLDETLVESADVVLLGGDPEVNRRAVALARQSASRPALVDLTGQFEDLPESRLRAPILEEPPAEMPEDAIHTVAHPAAVALARLLTLLNARHRVVRAVATILEPVSQQGRAGVDELHQQTVSLLNFRSVPQEVFGAQVSFNLLPRYGSEAPHQLSEAAARIERHLASLLGARHVALPSVRLIQAPVFHGYCMSVWVEFAQRPPVEALERELEEAGLDVRRADVEPASNLSVAGQVGITVSDIAEDRASAQGAWFWLAFDNLRAHAEAVLLTAGLLARRRSGE, encoded by the coding sequence ATGCGTAAGACGGAATGGCTGTTGATCGGCGGCGACTCCATGCTGGGCCGCGAAATCCGCGAGCTTGTGGAGGAACAGGAGCTCCCTGTCACGCTGCGGCTGGCCTCGAGCCGCACCGCCGAAAGCATTCTCTCCGCCCCGGAAGAGGAAGACGAGGACATCATCGTCATGCATCCGCTGGACGAGACGCTGGTGGAGTCAGCGGATGTGGTGCTGCTGGGCGGCGACCCTGAAGTGAACCGCCGGGCGGTGGCATTGGCGCGCCAGAGCGCCTCGCGGCCGGCGCTGGTCGACCTGACCGGACAGTTCGAGGATCTGCCGGAGTCCCGCCTGCGCGCGCCCATTCTGGAAGAGCCGCCGGCGGAGATGCCGGAAGACGCCATCCACACGGTGGCGCATCCGGCGGCGGTGGCGCTGGCGCGGCTGCTCACGCTGCTCAATGCACGCCACCGCGTGGTCCGCGCGGTGGCGACGATTCTCGAGCCCGTAAGCCAGCAGGGGCGCGCTGGAGTGGATGAACTGCATCAGCAGACGGTGAGCCTGCTCAACTTCCGCTCCGTGCCTCAGGAGGTCTTCGGCGCGCAGGTCAGCTTCAATCTGCTGCCGCGCTATGGCAGCGAAGCGCCGCACCAGCTCTCTGAAGCCGCTGCACGGATCGAGCGTCACCTGGCATCGCTGCTGGGCGCGCGGCACGTGGCGCTGCCTTCGGTGCGGCTCATCCAGGCGCCGGTCTTCCACGGCTACTGCATGAGCGTGTGGGTGGAGTTCGCTCAACGCCCGCCGGTGGAGGCGCTTGAACGCGAGCTGGAAGAAGCGGGGCTTGATGTCCGCCGCGCCGACGTCGAGCCGGCGTCGAACCTCTCCGTGGCCGGGCAGGTCGGCATCACGGTGAGCGACATTGCCGAGGACCGCGCCTCGGCGCAGGGGGCCTGGTTCTGGCTGGCGTTTGACAACCTGCGCGCCCACGCAGAGGCGGTGCTGCTGACGGCCGGGCTGCTGGCGCGGAGGAGAAGCGGCGAATGA
- a CDS encoding ATPase, which yields MPKYFLGVDGGQSSTTALIGDETGHVLGQGRGGPCNHVSGDQAREKFRTAIGGAVKMAAEEAALKFEELEFEAGCFGFSGGPADKDALIAEMFRLKKRIVTHDAWIALTGAHAGEPGIITIAGTGSIAFARNAEGKFARAGGWGFIFGDEGGGFDLTRQALRAALRMEEGWGPPTLLRKKLLEATGARDANDLLHRFYTPEFPRPRIAELSRLVEEAANEGDDVAADILLEAAQHLAGLTMAARMQVFTPQDHVRAAPIGGVFRCARLYDEFRSRVERGGNTTVHAPVYGPAAGALLEAYRAAGLKVELKGVPVEKG from the coding sequence ATGCCGAAATATTTTCTTGGCGTGGACGGCGGACAGTCTTCGACCACCGCCCTGATCGGAGACGAAACCGGGCACGTGCTCGGGCAGGGGCGAGGCGGCCCCTGCAACCATGTCTCCGGCGACCAGGCGCGCGAGAAATTCCGCACAGCCATCGGCGGCGCGGTGAAGATGGCCGCCGAAGAAGCGGCGCTGAAATTCGAGGAACTGGAATTTGAGGCGGGCTGTTTCGGTTTTTCCGGCGGGCCGGCAGACAAAGATGCGCTGATCGCCGAGATGTTCCGGCTGAAAAAGCGCATTGTGACGCACGATGCCTGGATTGCGCTCACCGGCGCGCACGCCGGCGAGCCCGGCATCATCACCATTGCCGGCACCGGTTCCATCGCCTTCGCGCGCAACGCGGAAGGCAAGTTCGCCCGCGCCGGCGGCTGGGGCTTCATCTTCGGCGACGAGGGTGGCGGCTTCGACCTCACGCGGCAGGCCCTGCGCGCGGCGCTCCGCATGGAAGAGGGCTGGGGCCCGCCGACGCTGCTCAGAAAGAAGCTGCTCGAAGCCACCGGCGCGCGCGACGCCAACGATCTGCTGCACCGCTTCTACACGCCCGAATTCCCGCGGCCGCGCATCGCCGAGCTGTCACGCCTGGTGGAGGAGGCCGCCAACGAGGGCGATGATGTGGCCGCCGACATCCTCCTCGAAGCGGCCCAACATCTGGCCGGACTCACGATGGCGGCGCGCATGCAGGTTTTCACGCCGCAGGACCATGTGCGCGCGGCGCCCATTGGCGGCGTCTTCCGCTGCGCCCGGCTCTATGACGAGTTCCGCAGCCGCGTCGAACGCGGTGGCAACACCACCGTCCACGCGCCGGTCTATGGCCCGGCCGCCGGCGCGTTGCTCGAGGCCTATCGCGCGGCGGGTCTGAAGGTGGAACTGAAGGGCGTGCCGGTGGAAAAGGGCTGA
- a CDS encoding NADH-dependent dehydrogenase (possible pseudo, frameshifted), which translates to MQRRTFLCSAGVFLQPPDRIRAGVIGAGGRGRYLTAEFREIGAEIAAVCDVYRPNLEAGLKEASSGARAYSDYRRLLEDRSLDAVIIATPDHWHARMVIDAVEAGKDVYVEKPLTHTIDEAFQVVDAVRRTKRIVQVGTQRRSAPLFQQARGIVASGRLGDVRLVNSWWLNHQPPLAPRRLEGELDWDQWLGPAPRRPLDPMRFFHWYWFYEYSGGLLVGQAAHMVDVFHWFLDSHAPLAVTCSGGRVNLEGAEVPDTASILIEYPENYFAVFTLGYKAMRYHPRQDQLVQFHGSRARLDVGREQFRLYPETAAPELVPEREETRPGSFAAATREHIRNFLECVRTRREPNAPVEAGLAVVIVLAMALDSLRSGRRLKWNAAARRVET; encoded by the coding sequence ATGCAGCGCCGCACGTTTCTCTGCTCCGCCGGCGTGTTTCTTCAGCCGCCGGACCGCATCCGCGCCGGCGTCATCGGCGCCGGCGGCCGCGGACGTTACCTCACGGCCGAATTCAGGGAGATCGGCGCCGAAATCGCCGCCGTCTGCGACGTCTACCGGCCCAATCTCGAGGCGGGCCTGAAAGAGGCCAGCAGCGGCGCCCGCGCCTACAGCGACTATCGCCGCCTGCTCGAAGACCGCTCGCTCGACGCCGTCATCATTGCCACGCCGGACCACTGGCACGCCCGCATGGTGATCGACGCGGTGGAGGCGGGTAAGGATGTCTACGTCGAGAAGCCTCTCACGCACACCATCGACGAAGCGTTTCAGGTGGTGGATGCCGTGCGCCGGACGAAGCGGATCGTCCAGGTGGGCACGCAGCGCCGCAGCGCGCCGCTGTTCCAGCAGGCCCGCGGCATTGTCGCCTCCGGCCGCCTCGGCGATGTGCGACTGGTCAATTCCTGGTGGCTCAACCATCAGCCGCCGCTTGCGCCGCGCCGGCTCGAAGGCGAGCTCGACTGGGACCAGTGGCTCGGGCCCGCCCCGCGCCGGCCCCTGGATCCAATGCGATTTTTCCACTGGTACTGGTTCTACGAGTATTCGGGCGGGCTGCTGGTGGGCCAGGCCGCGCACATGGTGGACGTCTTCCACTGGTTTCTCGACTCGCACGCCCCGCTGGCGGTCACCTGCTCCGGCGGCCGCGTCAATCTGGAAGGGGCTGAAGTCCCCGACACGGCCTCCATTCTCATCGAATACCCGGAGAACTACTTTGCCGTCTTCACGCTCGGCTACAAGGCCATGCGTTACCACCCGCGGCAGGACCAGCTCGTGCAGTTTCACGGCTCCCGGGCGCGGCTCGACGTGGGACGCGAGCAATTCCGGCTCTATCCGGAAACGGCCGCGCCCGAGCTGGTGCCGGAGCGCGAGGAGACGCGGCCGGGCTCGTTCGCCGCGGCGACGCGGGAGCATATCCGGAACTTCCTCGAATGCGTGCGCACGCGCCGCGAGCCGAATGCGCCGGTGGAAGCGGGGCTGGCCGTCGTGATCGTGCTCGCGATGGCGCTCGATTCGCTCCGCAGCGGGCGGCGGCTGAAGTGGAACGCCGCGGCCCGGCGTGTGGAAACATAA
- a CDS encoding oxidoreductase encodes MNPDNSTTRRLFLAAAGSLAAARQAQAKKIKPSVTARSASRVLGANDRIRIGMIGVGIMGTGHLRAFVRQQEETKDIEVAAVCDVYKRHRERAKAISKLEDRDIYIEYRELLARPDIDCVLIATPDHWHAQMAIDAFAAGKDVYLQKPSTLTVDESAQVMEAAARYNRVLQVGSQFLSDARWHKVKELIGEGAIGELLWAQTTYSRNSVVGEWNYYIDEEASPETIDWKRWLGPAPRRPFSAERFFRWRKYWDYSNGIASDLYYHRVGPILFAMGPAYPTRVAGGGGIYVQKDREVPDTLALLIEYPNFMIMVAGSMANAAPNRYLPQAIYGHSGTIVVENERVIVTPEMSVARALNRSTETRTFEFPNAQREMQRRHTDNFFECMRTRKTPVLGPELAHQIMLSVMLGCESYRKGELELYDAAARRRTRRSPARPSYEGDGKNHPLGPKKEPSV; translated from the coding sequence ATGAATCCTGACAATTCCACAACCCGCCGCCTGTTCCTGGCCGCGGCCGGCTCGCTGGCCGCCGCGCGGCAGGCCCAGGCGAAGAAGATCAAGCCCTCGGTCACTGCCCGCAGCGCCTCGCGCGTGCTCGGCGCCAACGACCGTATCCGCATCGGCATGATCGGCGTCGGCATCATGGGCACCGGCCATCTGCGCGCCTTCGTCCGCCAGCAGGAGGAGACGAAGGACATCGAAGTGGCCGCCGTCTGCGATGTGTACAAACGCCACCGCGAGCGCGCCAAAGCGATTTCGAAGCTCGAGGACAGGGACATCTACATCGAATACCGCGAGCTGCTGGCGCGGCCGGACATCGACTGCGTGCTCATTGCCACGCCCGACCACTGGCATGCGCAGATGGCCATCGACGCCTTCGCCGCCGGCAAGGACGTCTATCTCCAGAAGCCGAGCACGCTCACTGTCGATGAAAGCGCCCAGGTGATGGAGGCGGCGGCGCGCTACAACCGCGTGCTCCAGGTGGGCAGCCAGTTCCTCTCCGATGCCCGCTGGCACAAGGTCAAGGAGCTGATCGGCGAGGGAGCCATCGGCGAACTGCTGTGGGCGCAGACCACATACAGCCGCAACTCGGTGGTTGGCGAGTGGAACTATTACATCGACGAGGAAGCATCCCCGGAGACGATTGACTGGAAGCGCTGGCTCGGCCCCGCCCCGAGGCGGCCCTTCAGCGCCGAGCGCTTCTTCCGGTGGCGCAAGTATTGGGACTACTCGAACGGCATCGCCAGCGACCTGTACTACCACCGCGTCGGCCCGATTCTGTTCGCGATGGGGCCGGCCTATCCGACGCGCGTGGCCGGGGGCGGCGGCATCTACGTGCAGAAGGATCGCGAAGTGCCGGACACGCTTGCGCTCCTGATCGAGTATCCGAACTTCATGATCATGGTCGCCGGCTCGATGGCCAACGCTGCGCCGAACCGCTACCTGCCGCAGGCCATCTACGGCCATTCGGGCACGATCGTCGTCGAAAACGAGCGCGTAATCGTCACGCCGGAGATGTCCGTCGCCAGGGCGCTGAACCGCTCCACCGAGACGCGCACCTTCGAGTTCCCGAACGCGCAGCGCGAGATGCAGCGCCGTCACACGGACAATTTCTTCGAGTGCATGCGCACGCGGAAGACGCCGGTGCTGGGGCCGGAGCTGGCGCACCAGATCATGCTTTCGGTGATGCTCGGTTGCGAAAGCTACCGCAAGGGCGAGCTGGAGCTCTATGATGCGGCCGCGCGCCGTCGAACGCGACGCTCGCCGGCGCGGCCGTCGTATGAGGGCGACGGCAAGAACCACCCGCTGGGCCCGAAGAAAGAGCCTTCGGTCTAG